The DNA region CTTTGGCAATCTCGATCTCAAGTAGTTCGATGAGGTTTCTTTTGTGATGCCCACCATTGATGCCAATGTCGCAAGTGCGTCTACAAACTGGTTCTTGATACGCGGTGTGTAtgtgaatgagattttctcgaagttctccgctaaTTCCTCGAGATACTCGTGGTATGGTATTAGTTTcgcgtctttcgtcttccattgtcccagagtctggaagattgtgagcattaAATCCCCGAACACTTCTAGCTCCTTCACCCTAAAATCGATCGCCGCCTGCAGGCCAAGAACgcatgcctcgtattcggccacgttGTTAGTGTAGGGGAAATCAACTTTCACCGCAATCAGATAATAgcgtccgtccggggatatcagcactgcacCGATACCAGAACCAGTGGAATTCACTGCAccgtcgaagtacatcttccacgcggtcccatcctcctcctcgtccacttggaggatcccttcgtcCGGAAAGTCGGAAttgatcggtgtgtcatcCTCAATTGGAAACTCGGCTAAATGgtctgcaattgcttgccccttgactgatgtgcggggcacgaactcgatgtcgtactctGTCAGCTGACAGTGCCACTTTGCAATGTTCCTCGTGGAGGACACGTTACCAAGTAGATATTTTAGGGGATCCGCTTTCGACAGCAAGCGGATAGTGTGGTAGAGACTGTACTGCTGAAATCTCTGGATGACCCACACCAGTgcacaacacatcttctcgtCTTCCTCTTCGGTCACCATCTTTTGGGGGATCGGTGTAGCCTCCGAGGCGATTCCCAACGTCGCAGCAGGGACCTTCCCTTTGTTCGCTGTCTTCGGATTTTTGTACACCCGACCCAAGCATGTCACGTCCATGACGCTGAATTGATGCTTGAGGTTCCCGACACTTTCTTCGTAGGTCCACGGGACCTTGCTGTCTTGATATGGCTCTCGTACGAGGACTTCTATCACGAATGGGGCGGGCGTGGAATCGAACCCTGCGTACCCTACAACGGTTTCCGCAGGAACATATTCTATTACGAACGGGGTGGATGCCTCCTGTTCGGTCTCGTACACCCCTATGGCGCAAACACTATTCATGTTAATGCTTGGTCCCGAGCTTGACCCATGATCGGGGAGGGGAATGGCTTGCACGTTCGGGggcttgacggcgttgaaCGTGAGTTGCTTGTCATCAACCATCTGTTGGATCCTCTCCCGCAGCTTCTAACAATTGTCGATGGTATGGCCGGGTGCGCCCTGATGGTACTCACAGCGCCGACTCTCATCCTAGATGGTTGAGTCGAAATCAGGGTTAGGCTCTATCGATCAAATCTTGTTGCCTGCGAGGAGTTACCGGTATATGTGTAAGAGCGGGGCCGACAGGGGTGTGAATTGTTTACGCTGCGGTTGTGTTAAGGTGCCTAGATGGTCCtgcggggctggagcccgttgcaccggctgaggagttctcgaagccggggtCCTATTTTGTTAAGTCGGAGAAAGAGCAAGGGCGTAATTGTGGGCATATTGCTGCGGGGCCGGCGACGGAATGGAAGCTAGCGGGGTGGAGTAGTAAATTTGCTGCGCTGGGAGTTGTTGCTGATAATGCATTGGAGGTGGGGCATACGCCTGAGTGGTCGGTGGTGTAGGCGTGTAATTAATGGAATATTGCTGGGGGGCCTAGCGCCGTGAGTTGACAGCACTAACATACGCGTCCCTTCCTCTCCTGTTTCCCGCGGAGGGTGTCCCAGTAGTAGCCTTCTTTGAggactctctctctttcttctcggTCGGTCCTTCTCTCTTGCCGAGCTTAACGCCCATGTCGAGCTTTTTCCCAGCGTCGATAAGGTTGGAGAATGGAGACGTGTGGGCCAACAGGTGTAAGTAGTAGGCCCCTCTGAGAGTATAGTGGAATAATTGGATCTGCTGCGCCTCACTAATCGGGGGGACATGTTTCACCGCTCTAACCCGCCACTTCACTACGTAGGCCTCGAAGCCCTGGCCCTCGGTCATCTCCATCGTGCTGAGCTCCAGCAGAGTCGGGGGCGTCTCCACACAGTACTTGTACTGGTAGATGAATTTGCTCGAGAGGTCCGCCCACGTTGAGATATCCGCGGCTTTCAGTGACATGTACCAGTCAAGAGTCGCTCCCGCCAAACTGTCCTGGAATGTGTGGATGAAGAACTCTTCGTAGTCCCAGTACTGTAGCATCTTTCCCctgtagtgacggagatggtgacaAAGGTCGGTCGTGCCGTGATACCTTTAGAATTCAGGCACCTAAATCTTAGGGGGTAGCTGCATACCCGGAAAAAGACTCCAATCACCATCACCGGCATCGAGGCGGGAGCCGCCTGATTGTAGGGTTCTGATGttctcttccatcttctttAATCTCTGTTCCTGCTCGGTCTCCGTTTCGGGGAAAAATTTTATCGGTGGAGCTATGGGGACAGCCTGGGATGGCGTGCCCGGTTTAGGGATGGGAATATTTATAGGAGGTAGAGTTGAATAAGAAAAGCTTatatggggttgtggagcttggaataGGAGAGGCTCAGATGTGTGAACAGGAGCATGAGGGCTTGGTGCCGGGAAGACCATCGGCGGAGGAGCTGCGTAAACAAGGACCGGAACCGGTATGGACATCGGCGGCAGTGCAACCATGGTTGGGTCTGACGGTGGAGGAAGAATGTCCGCCGAGAGAGTCACTGATGGCAGAGGGACGTTGGCCAGATGGCCCGCTGGCGCGTGCATTGCGGGCGCTTCATTACCTTTCGAAGCATGGGTCGGTGGGACCCAGGGGTTTGGGTCGACCGTTGGCCCGTACCCCGGAGGCGGAGTAGAGTTCGAGGAGGTGCGGTTTGGAGCTCTGAGCAAAgccatgagctcggccatGTCGGTGGCCATCTGATTGACCGTGCCCTTCAGTGTAGTAATGTCGCCTTTCAGTGCGATGATGCGGGTCGCACCATCAGTAGAGGTGGATGGCGCTTGGGCCTCCGGCGTTGGGGCTGGTGGCGGAATTTCGCCCAAGTGTGCCGGGGGTGCGCCTGCAGGGGTTGGTGGTGGCGGTGCATGAGTCATGGTCGATTGATAATAAACCGACGTCGGTGGAGTGTTTTCCTCGGAACTAGCGGGCTGGTTATTTTGCGCCATCCTCAATTGCTGAAAAATGGGATAACAGTGTGGCGCCAGTTATGGTTACCTGTATCAACAAGTGTGTAAATTGCATAGCAAACGAGTTacgtttaaaataaaaatgtgtGGAATAATAAATGAGAGGATGAcgtgcatgagatgcatggatTTGAAGACTAATGCTGTCACTCGCATTGATTCAAAAGGGTTCCAAGATACaatgcaattttaaaaaacaagaCCTAAGTCGTTCTTCCACCACGTTCGGGGTGCGAGTGACTACTGCCGTGGAAAGTACCGATTCAGGTGAGGACCTGGTGGAGGCGTCTAACCTAAGGGGTGCGTGGACCTCCGCgggccctcttcctagacctctccagggtgACATTCGCTCGTGCCAACTCCTGCTCGCTCCTCTGTAGCTCGGCGGGGGCCTgggcgagctctctctgtaATTGCCGCTGATCCACAAGCTGCTCGTCTTTCTCTACGACTTCCCGGCGAAGACGATCTCTCTAGGCCCTGAGGTTATCGAGCTCAGCTTGGATAGTCGTATTCGGGGCGAGGAATGCCCTAGATGGTCCGCCGGCTTTGGCTTGTGGAGAGTCAGCGAGATCTTCGTGTGCTGGGGGACCCCATCGATAAAAGCGAAGGACATATTCCTCAGTAGCATGGAATTCTTGTTTCTCATGGgtcggatgctcggggaagtacgGATGCTCAAGGACCACTGTTCGCCATGCGGCCAAGACCTTTTCGATGTTACTTTGAAGATCCACTAATGTCTGATCCTCCCACCAAGTATGTTCAAATCTAGTTCGCATCGTATCCTCGGGGACCGTCTGCAGGCCACCAAGCTACCTCACTACTCGCGCTGGAAAGTAAGTGGTGGAGCTCGCATGACTCACGAGTGGGACTCCATTAAAATCAGAAcatctaagggccatgggtccgagtggcatccacgcggcatgCCACTTGAAGCCCTTAGGCAGTATTTCACGGAAAACCTTTATCCACTCAAAGATCTTGCATTCTTCAACGCGCACGAGGGACAACAATCGAGAAATGATCGACTCCAGgccattaaaatacataaccGAGCGCCCTAGACTGAAGGGGTTTGCGTGGctttgaaaccaaatttgTAAAAGGATGGGGGATCCTCTTATTCTTCGGTCGCGTGTTCTCAAAACACGGTCGAGGGACCGAACGGTCTCAGCTACAAGGGCTACCTCGTAACCGCGCCATTTGACCACTTAGAGGACAATGTTGGCCAGGGCCGCGTCGATGAGACCATGCGAGCGAGGGAGTAAGAGGGCCTCGAAAATTAGCAGTAGAACAACATGACATAAATcctttcgaagaaaatccccCTGGACCCTGTGCGTTCGGGACtctataaaaaggaaaagtttcTCGATTACTATCTCCGTGCTGCCAGAGTATGCGAGTTCAGCATTCAAATGAGTCGTCGGAACCCCGAGTAGGCGTGAGACTAGGGTTGGTCGGCCAGTGTGGAAGTTGGGTTCCACAATGCTGTGGACGACTGCAGCTCGACCGATGAGTGTCCGATACTCCTCAATGGTCGGCGTGAGCTCGGTACCCTGTATGTCGAAGACGGCGCAACTTGGGTTCCAGAATGCGATGGCGGCCTCGAGGAAATTCCAGTCGACGCATCGGGTAGCCAACAAGGGAATATCTCTTACAAACGCAGCGATATAGTGGCGGTCGACGGGGCGCAGCGCCGTCCATATGCGGGCAATCTCCTCGAGTGGCAGTGTGACTCTATCGAGGTGCGGACAGGAGAATGAGTGTGGCATcacttaccaagatgaaaggaagattGACTTAAAACTCATCAATGCGAACGACATCCTAATTTTCAAAGTTTACATGATGCATGCGTGCTGAAATGTAAATGCCCACTGCTTAATTAATGTTATAAGGTACATGTCTCTTGAAACGGAAAAATGACTCAAaatggcgcgcaggccgactccAAAGACTATCGCATAAATCAGGATGGAGGCTTACATAGAGCTCCTGCataatgcatggttttagtgttACAGagaccgtgctacgtaaggatggaGGCTCCCAactcaagggtatcaattccttgaaatcgggcggggaTCTTTGAGGGCCTAATCAACGGTCCAATCGTGCGACGTACCTTACTCGAAACCCCTATCTAACTTGCGTTTCCTAatatcggtcgtgggacgcgacccatcgGTATCtaaagctagtatgatatgcaatgcgtgtgcaGGAAATAAAAGTGTGTAAAgcagataagcgggaaattgcGGAaagtggtaaataaataagcaaacaaagcaagcaggaatgagcccgaaccctctaagtgtccccagtggagtcgccaagctgtgcgcaccggaattttaatctcgtcggggcacgcgtgcgcgcacCTATGCAACTCGgtttgggagtatccaccttcccgg from Punica granatum isolate Tunisia-2019 chromosome 3, ASM765513v2, whole genome shotgun sequence includes:
- the LOC116200489 gene encoding pollen-specific leucine-rich repeat extensin-like protein 1, with the protein product MTHAPPPPTPAGAPPAHLGEIPPPAPTPEAQAPSTSTDGATRIIALKGDITTLKGTVNQMATDMAELMALLRAPNRTSSNSTPPPGYGPTVDPNPWVPPTHASKGNEAPAMHAPAGHLANVPLPSVTLSADILPPPSDPTMVALPPMSIPVPVLVYAAPPPMVFPAPSPHAPVHTSEPLLFQAPQPHISFSYSTLPPINIPIPKPGTPSQAVPIAPPIKFFPETETEQEQRLKKMEENIRTLQSGGSRLDAGDGDWSLFPGMQLPPKI